The window TGTCTCTATGCTGTTGTCATTAAGCCATAGATCTTCTAACCTATAACACAAGATTCCCATTAAAGGGTAGAAAAGACAAGACAAAACAACATCAAACGAATAGCAACAAAGGGGTCCAAACATACACTGTAAGGTTTTCAATACTCTCCACTGATGTTAGCTTATTATTCGATACATCCAAGACACGTAGGTTGACTAACATTGAGAGGCCTTCCATTTTCGAAATACCATTATGGCTTAAGTACAACTCCTCTAGAGCAACACACTCCTGCAGAAGGTGGAGCGATAGAAAGTTTCAATATTTATACAACAAATGCACTTGAGATTTCTGCCTCAAACAAATCACGGTAAACCAATCATTTACCTCAAATCCCGTCATTGAAGTTAACCGATTGCTCTGCAAGCTCAGCTTCTTGATGCATTTCAACCCACACAAATTCACCACCTTAATCCGATTCCGCCCCAGCCACAGCTCCTGCAACTTTGTCATGTTCTGCAAACTCTCCATCACCTGATTCCGCATTTCATCGTACAATCATACCAAATCAGATGCTAGTTTTGCTACATTATCAATAATTTCCACGTACATAATCTCAAATGCTCAAGAGAACTAACCCGCAATCGATTCGAACCGAGCTCGAGAATCAGAAGCTCATGGAGGTGCTCAATTTCTTCAATCTTGGTAACTTCATTTTTCGACACGTAGAGCTCCTTGAGGGTACTGGTGACCTTGGACAATCCATGTAACGACGTAATCTCGTTGAAAGAAAAGTCGAAAACCAGAAGCTTCGTGAATATGCTAACATCTGGTATTTTCCCCAACTTATTATCCCTCAGCACCAACTCCTGCATTCCTCAAAACTGTTAATTTTCCCGGGAACCAAACAGACCGCCAAGGAAATcacatttaattttattttcccgGGAACCAAACAAACCACCGAGATAAtcacattttaatttattttcctggGGAACCAAACAAAACCGCCACGAAAATCACATTTAATTATTTTCCCGGGAACCAGACAAACCGCCAAGTAAATCacgttttaattttatttaccTCGAGACCGGAGAGGGCGTCCGAGCCGGAGATCGGTTCGACGGCGGCGTCATCGATGAGGTTCTGACGGAGTGAGAGCTTTTTGAGGTTGGAGAGGTTCGCAATCCGAGTGTCCAAGCTGGTGAGGCGGTTCGCCGTTAGGTCTAACTCAGTTAGACTCGGCGGTAACTCGACCGAGTCGAGGTCATGGAGCTGGAAGCTGGTGAGGTCGAGGACCGTCGAGGAAGAATCATCCTCCGCCGTCTGATCGTCGTGCTCTTTGGGATTCGGATCCGGCGGTGGCGCTAAAGTCTGGTCGGCCATTGAAGTGAACGGTATTCGCTAGGTTGCGTTTTgagctttgttttttgttggtttttgtttCGGGTGGCGCTCCGCTCCGCACACCATTTTTACCATTTAATTTCAGACCTTTAATCctctttaattattaaaatcattttaacgaaaaagcataattttatattaaaaaaccaattctggtattattcactttatcttttattttgtccttatcattaaaattcaaaattttcaagtttttttcattagttttcctttaattatttgattggacggtaaaaaaatttaagagaaAATATTACAAAGgtattttatgataaaatttcACACATGCCGAATTGTATAAGTGGTAATTAACACGTTGGATATAGATTGATGTTGTTGGAAGTTGAGATTTAGCCCGTCTCTTTAATAATTTAACATGGTATTAGTTCCAGGCTCGTAATTCCATGTGATGGGGTCCTTTTGGGCGCATGGTGGGTCGTTTGGTCCCACGTGTAGAGTGAGTCTTCTTAACTCCATGTAGTTGCTgatgtataaatttttttacatgTAACTCACTCATTGGGTCTACCGTGAAGAAGTGTGTTAACAAATACCACATCGGTAgattaagaaagaaaataagagttCAAATATTCTTATCCTACTCAGCTATCAAAAATCTTTTCTAATAAAACTTCACACCAATCAAATATGTATACTGTGCAACAATAATTAACAAGTTGAAGACAAATTCATACGATTGGTTGaacatatttgttttctttttcttttctcgaaTGATGTTTTCACCTTTTTAACATCTTCAACGTTCTGTCGAGGAGTGTCTCTCAAGTGcttattggttgttgaagtggATATCTTCAATCCTACACATAAAATGGTGGAACTCGTTGGAGGcataaatttttaagttttatttaattaaaaatcagATTATAGAAATTCAGATTAGCGAAAATTCAAGTTAGATACAAACTTATGAAAGTTAAGATGCTCAAAGTAGACAAGTTaatacacatacacatacacCTCATCAAGATTTCAAACATcgctaggcgctagttgggTGGCGGGAAGGGGCCCAACGCCTAGGCGGTCTAGatggatttatgtaaatttattatatatcctGTAAATAAGTACATATTTacatctaaaaaaaaaactatacttgtatgaatattaaaataatgataaaatgcaaattaggtacaccatttcCATGAGTATTGGATGAACTTGTAGAAAATCCATCAtttgcaaattaggtacacTATTTCTATAAGTATACCACtatgaaaccaaaaaagaaaaaagcacacaattaataaaaaatataaaaaaaaaccgaCTAGGGCCACCTAGCTTCCAGCCGATTTTTCCAAACGTCTTGCCCAAAATCGGGACGAGACTTTTTAAAACAGTGCACCTCATGAAGCTTTTTTTGCATTTTCACAAAATTCTCTCATGTTTGCAACATATCACAAACAACCCTCTATGGTTTTAAAATCATTTCACAAAAACCAATACCGGTGggatttcattaattttatgtGGACATCatcataaaataattttaaaatagcaAAATTACCCTTCTATAGCTATTTTTATAGTAAAAATAATAACGTCTTCTTATCAACATGTACGAAATAAATAATTCGGATCTGAATTATCCACTTCTCCttaaaatacaatatacaatataCAACCCACAATCCAATTCAAATCAAATACGTGAAATAACTAACAAATTCTTTATTCTTGACCGTTGCAAGATTATCCGCTTTTGCTTTATTTCGTTTTGGGACGtaattttgaaatcaaagaaaaagagaaggaaaaaaaataaataaaacggaAGGCAATGTCGCCTAACGCGTGATTTGAAATCGGGAGATCACACGTGCCGCCCTGTTTTGAACCCAAAGCCAAAACCCCTCTCTCCCCTCTCCGAATCAGAACCAGCAGCCATGGAAGCGATACTCCGAGACTGTGTCCAGCACAGTCTCCGCGATTTCATGCACCGAAACGCCATTTTCGTATGCGAACGCCTCTGCGCCGAGTTCCCCTCCGAGGTACCTCTTTTCCACCCAATCTTtcactctctctccttctttcATCGCCTgcttgtttggttgccgagaaaattccaggaaagaaagagaaaacgaGGACTATGGCGTATACGGAATGAAATTTCTTCTTGTTTCTAGTGTTTGGGGGAACGTACCGCTTCTGTTATCTTGATCGACGCATCGTGTTTAATTTACCTGTCATTTCGTGAGGAATTTACTCATACCTGAGTAATTCAGTGTTCTGTAATTTGAGACCTTGGGTTTTGTTGATTTCGAATTTTTCGGATATTTGTATTTACCCAGAGTtcacattttcttttttctggcaAAAAATGCTCTCTTTTAAGGTTAATTACTTGCcttcagttttatttattttattttatgaactttgAATTATTGGAGCTGTGGATGGAAATTTTTTATGGTAGCTCTTTTGGAGTGAAGGATGAAGGTGTGAGCTTTTTGACAATGGGATTTCTTAAAGGGGTTTAGTGTCTACAGTGCTGCTCTTTTTGTTAGCATTAATCCGATCggttatgggattttcgaaagTTGACATGAAGTTTGTTATATTGCAGACGAATTTACAGTTGTTAGCTGGCTGTTACTTGCAAAGCAATCAAGCTTATGCTGCATACCATATTTTAAAGGGTAAGCAAGTCATATCACATACTGTCTGAGTATACATTCAATTCCAGTTTTTGGTTCAAGTTATTGTTTTTTCATCATAGTATTTCTCATGCACATGGACCTCTCTTCGTCTCTATGTTGATTTGTGAAGGAACACAAGTGGCTCAATCCCGCTACTTGTTTGCGATATCATGCTTTCAGATGGATCTTCTTGGTGAAGCAGAAGCAGCATTATGTCCTGCTAATGAGCCTGGTGCAGAGGTATTGAAATCTATCTTTCTTTGGAGCATTATTTTAAAGTAAAGCTTACATATTTACTTTTTCAAGTCTTGCTTCCTAAAACATATTTCACTTTTTTCAACATAAACTGGGTTGAAAGGAATGGCATGTACCCCTTAAACATTATGTAATCTTTGCTTAGTGTTCCAAATGTTGTTATTGGTATTCAGTTTTCAGCCTGTTCATGTGGTCTAAACAGTGGATGACTTGCTCATTATTCCTTTGGTAGGTTCCAAATGGTGCAGCTGGTCATTACCTTCTGGGGCTTATATACAGGTTTGTCTCCTGTCTTCTGGAGCTTTTGTATATGCATTACCTTTGTTATAGGGATACTTTATAAGTTTCTTGAAATGGATTTGCTTGTGATGATGGCTTGACATAATCTATTTTTATGAGGCTGTACCAAAAAAAACATATGCACATGTAATATAAGTGAATAGTAGTAGTAGTGTTGTTGTTCCTACAAGAAATATCTTCTGTGGTCTTAAGGCTTGAATCTTCTTCCTCCTAGTAGTGTTAGGCAGAGTTTCCTCTTCTAAACTGATCCCTCTGTCTCTCTGCTTGCATGTTTCTTGGGATGGAGGACTTTGTTGTGTTATATTAAGTTAGGTTTGCTCCCTTTGGGTGGAACTTGTAGTGTATCATCTTGCAACTACTTAAGTATCTATTTGCGTTTTTACAGTTTTTGTGTGCTGGATTGTATGATTATGCCCATTTTCTGTTCCTTTATCAGATTTTATATGCGTGATGCATGCCTTTCATGATTTTATTGCTTATAATTGGTATTATTGGTATTGTTCTAGGTATACTGACAGAAGGAAAAGTGCCATCCATCACTTTAAGCAGGCTTTGACTATGGATCCTTGTATGTGGGCTGCATATGAAGAACTGTGCGTATTAGGTCTGTACAGTGTTACATACATGAAAATGATAGTTTAGGCAGATTAGAGCTTTTTGTTCTTTATGAATGTAATTTCAGAGTGGCACCCTTGTCCACAATTTACTTTTGATGTTTTTTATTGATAAAATTATGGCATCTTAGAAAACAATATAGTATTTCGGCAACTGGTTAATCAATGGTTTTACAAAATCGAAAACTTCTGTGTTGATTATTTATGGTGATTTTGTGCCTTCAGATGCATATTTAAGTTGAGctttatattttcctttgtttcagGCTCTGCTGAAGAAGCAGCTGTAGTTTTTGGTGAAGCTGCTGTTCTTTCCATACAAAAACAGTATCTACATCATGGATTAGCTTCTCAGAGTTTACTTACCCTGAATGAGGACTGCAGTTTAGTTTCTGGTAGGAACTTTAGCTCCGAAGATGTTAACCAGAGACAATTCAAACATGTTCAAGGAAATAATATAAGAGATGTGTCTGGAAATTCTCATATTAGTTTGGGAGGAGCTTCTGGTCAGCCTGTAAATGGCAGTTCTGGTTCATCTTTTTTTAACACTCCTTCACCAATGCCCATGCAGGTATATATAAGTTTTCCCCTCCAATTTTGCTCCAGTAGTCTTGCATTTATTGCTgtatctttttcctttcttccacTGCTTAATCTTACTGTTGGTATCAAATGATATTAggtttgttttgtctttgtaACTATGTGTCTCTGGACCACTTCAGTTAGGTTTTGTCTTGAAAGGAAGTGTTTGGTTTCTTTACTGATAAGTTTGGTCTCTTTGTTGTAAAGCAGACCAAATAACGTAGGGTAGGTCTACAAATGGGTATGCCTGGCTTTAGGATTTGGAAACTTGTTAACGAAGGACATTGGACTGTAGGAGAAATTTATGGTTTGTAAATCAAATTATGGTTTGAATATCGGTCAAAAGGAGGAAGGAGAGGCTGGTCTGAGGAAACTTGGTTGCTGAAATTTTTCTCAGCAGGCAACTAAGGTTCCCGATTAAGACACCTCCCCAATAAGCACATTGCTAACCAAGATTCATAAAAGAACTCATTATACTCCTTAAAAATCTCCAAAAGCCTTAAAGCAAAGAGAATTTTGAAGAATATAAACTTTTGAGAATCCGGTTCTGCAGTCTTCTGTTATGTATAAACACCTGCGTCTCTATAATTAAGGACCAGATCTAAAACAAATTCAATGCTAGAATCTTTAGGACATAATCACTCAATTATAGACTTAGTTGTCATCTAATGTTGCTTATGGACACCTGAAATAAAACACTGAAACTTATAtttgtcaaaataaaaatatgaaattgttgtatAACCACTGATCTGTCCCTGTTTTCAGTTGTCAGGTGTTGCTCCACCAGCTCTGTGTAGAATTGGTCAGCCAAATGGCCCAAACCTAAACACGGGTACTGATAGCTCTCCAAAGTCAAATGTGAACTCTACAATTCAAGCCCCCAGAAGAAAGTTTGTTGATGAAGGAAAACTCCGCAAGGTACAGGCTCCACTTATTCATAATTTAAGTAAAGTTTCTTTCCATTGATACAATTCTTAATGTCACTGATTTCGTACTTTTCCTTGTTAACATAAATTAACTATTTGAGAATATGTAATGTAGTTCAGTATTGTGTGAATTGCATGTACGTCATCATGTGGGTATAATATAtgctttattgttttttttggtttaatttagGCTTACAATGAGGTGATTTGTTTGGTGGTGATGTTGCCTTTGGCACCTTATTTGAGTAATTAGTTATAAATGGGTTTTCTTGTCTCTGTATGTTACCTGGTCACATTTTCATGTTGTTTCTGGAAGGTTGAGGTCAATGACTTAATGAGATTATTTGTCGTCTCTTTTCAGATTTCAAGCAGGTTGTCTTTTGATTCTGGCAACCGGCGGAGCAATAGACTTGCTGCTGAAGCAGGGACCAACACTAATGCAAGTGTGACAGCCGGAAATGGAACTACCAATTCATCTAAATATCTTGGAAGTTCCAAGCTGAGCTCTGTTGCGCGTTCCTTGGCAAATCGTAAGGGGCAGCCATGGGCTAATGAAAATGTTGATGAAGGTGATGCATCTTCTCATTTCTCAGTCTTATGGTGAACATACTACCGTATAGAGATTAGCAGGACAATAAGTCATTTTATCAACAATATACTTAATTTCTTCTCTTCTGTTAATAGAGGAACAACAAATTGGATTATAGTGATTCAAGTCTTTTCACTTCCTTTGCTCTTTTAGGGTTAATAGCATTTCCTGGATAGTATAAGTAAAATGTTACCGCTCAAGGATACTCTTGATTCTTCAATGCTTGTTATGTCCAATGGATTTTCCGCTAATAGTTGtgaatttcaaatttgggtCCTATTTAGGAATGCGCAACGAGACATTCGATGATTCCCGTTCAACAACTGCGGCAGTAGCTTCTGGTTTCACTCCCTCTAGTGATGCCAGATATCTTGAACAAGAAGGAGGAACCTTGTCAAGTACTGGAGGTATTATCAATGTTTCAAGAGTTGCCACTGGAGCTTCAGAAATATTGAGTCTTTTGAGAACTCTTGGGGAAGGCTATAGACTTTCCTGCATGTACAGATGCCAGGTACTGCTTAGTTATTGTGGAATAAaatgattataattttttttttattagtttgagGTTATATTTTGTTATCTAATATTGACTGTGTTGTGCAGGATGCACTGGATGTCTATCTCAAACTTCCATACAAGCATTACAATACAGGATGGGTGCTTTCCCAGGTaaattttatagaaaacttCTTGGCTGTATTTCTATATCGTCTCCTGCAGTGATGATCTTGTACACAGCACTGGATTCATGTACCAAGTACAGGATTCCATTCACCTATTTTCTGCTGTTTTTCTTCCACACTGGTGACATCTGATTGGTGGAGGTCTGTATAACTTAGTTGGCTAGTTTCaaaaactaataagaaataatatcTTTCACATCAGATATAAAAAAGACTGGACGTTGCACTGCATTTTACAGATTTCTACTATTTGTTGATTTCTCATTGTCATCAGAACTTAATTAATTTGTCTTGTCACCCGTTTATCTCATCTTTAGACATATTTCATTCTCTCTTTTGTTACGCTTTATTTAGTCTTCCATGATTTTTCAATACCGAAACCtatatttttcaataatttcaTGTTCACCCAGTCAAATCCCTTGCAGCTGCTCCCTTGAATGATTTTTGCCCCCACATATTTTAACACTTGCATATAATTGACTATTTTGGCATTTTTCGTTTGCAGGTTGGAAAAGCTTACTGTGAATTGATAGACTATTCAGAAGCTGATCGGGCCTTCAGTCTTGCTCGTCAGGCATCACCTTACAGTTTAGAAGGAATGGATATGTATTCTACAGTTCTTTATGTGAGTCCCCAAACTGACGTTgctcaaaaaaatttgaaaaaaatttgttttttcctATGTCCTGGAAAACAGTGACGTGGTTTCCAGAGGATACTTTCGTTATACATTACATGGTCAGTGTTGCTCCACAGTCCCGCGAATCCTGCTTCCTGCTTAAGTTCAGCTTGGCACTAATTTTCATTGTTGGCTTAGCTTTTCTCCTTACTTTAGTGTTAATAGTTTAAAGGAAGGCATGCATATGTTATGTAATCATATATTCTGAGTTTCCACTGTGATGTATCATGTATCTCAAATTAAAACAGTGTCACTTTTTTCCTATTTAGGAAAAGTgtgttgtgtttttaagagGGTCTATTGTACACATTACATGGTCGGTTTACTCCACCCGATCATTCTGAATGGAGCTTGGTGCTTAATTCACTCCTACACTTTTGTATCTGTTATTCTTTGTACTTATAATGTTAACAGATGGTGTGATTTTTGTTTTCCCAAAACCCTGATTTCCTTTTCTTGAGAAACAGGTTTTTAAATCTTTATTCATGCTTTTTTAGTCTGCATGCATCTAGTATAACCGGGTGCCCATTGTTTGATTGCTGCACTGAAAGTTATTCTTGCTCTTTGCAGCATTTGAAGGAAGATATGAAGTTAAGTTACCTGGCTCAAGAACTGATATCAACGGACCGCTTAGCTCCTCAGTCGTGGTAGCTATAtctaaattttgtgaaataataCGTCATTAGATTCTCAGTTTTCTTTTAAGTATCTGTTGTCTGTCGTAAAGACACGTCTTTTCATTCTTATTGAATGGTACTGCAGGGTTGCAATGGGAAATTGCTATAGCTTGCAGAAAGACCATGAAACTGCTCTGAAATTTTTCCAGCGAGCAGTTCAAGTCAATTCAAGATTCACATATGCACA of the Pyrus communis chromosome 1, drPyrComm1.1, whole genome shotgun sequence genome contains:
- the LOC137733776 gene encoding protein phosphatase 1 regulatory inhibitor subunit PPP1R7 homolog, encoding MADQTLAPPPDPNPKEHDDQTAEDDSSSTVLDLTSFQLHDLDSVELPPSLTELDLTANRLTSLDTRIANLSNLKKLSLRQNLIDDAAVEPISGSDALSGLEELVLRDNKLGKIPDVSIFTKLLVFDFSFNEITSLHGLSKVTSTLKELYVSKNEVTKIEEIEHLHELLILELGSNRLRVMESLQNMTKLQELWLGRNRIKVVNLCGLKCIKKLSLQSNRLTSMTGFEECVALEELYLSHNGISKMEGLSMLVNLRVLDVSNNKLTSVESIENLTVLEDLWLNDNSIETVEGFAEVVAGSREKLTTIYLENNPCAKSPNYATALRQIFPNIEQIDSHVFS
- the LOC137741328 gene encoding cell division cycle protein 27 homolog B-like gives rise to the protein MEAILRDCVQHSLRDFMHRNAIFVCERLCAEFPSETNLQLLAGCYLQSNQAYAAYHILKGTQVAQSRYLFAISCFQMDLLGEAEAALCPANEPGAEVPNGAAGHYLLGLIYRYTDRRKSAIHHFKQALTMDPCMWAAYEELCVLGSAEEAAVVFGEAAVLSIQKQYLHHGLASQSLLTLNEDCSLVSGRNFSSEDVNQRQFKHVQGNNIRDVSGNSHISLGGASGQPVNGSSGSSFFNTPSPMPMQLSGVAPPALCRIGQPNGPNLNTGTDSSPKSNVNSTIQAPRRKFVDEGKLRKISSRLSFDSGNRRSNRLAAEAGTNTNASVTAGNGTTNSSKYLGSSKLSSVARSLANRKGQPWANENVDEGMRNETFDDSRSTTAAVASGFTPSSDARYLEQEGGTLSSTGGIINVSRVATGASEILSLLRTLGEGYRLSCMYRCQDALDVYLKLPYKHYNTGWVLSQVGKAYCELIDYSEADRAFSLARQASPYSLEGMDMYSTVLYHLKEDMKLSYLAQELISTDRLAPQSWVAMGNCYSLQKDHETALKFFQRAVQVNSRFTYAHTLCGHEYVALEDFENGIKSYQTALRIDARHYNAWYGLGMVYHRQEKFEFSEHHFRTAFQINPRSSVIMTYLASALHALKRSSEALVMMEKAIRADKKNPLPMYHKASILMSLEKFDEALAVLEEVKEYSPRESSVYALMGKIYKRRNMHEKAMLHFGYALDLKPSATDVATIKADIEKLHVPDELDDE